In Penicillium oxalicum strain HP7-1 chromosome I, whole genome shotgun sequence, a single window of DNA contains:
- a CDS encoding MFS-type transporter, protein MPPTYRVYKRRFWGLAQLVLLNVVVSWDWLTFSSISTTTASYFNVSESAVNWLSTGFLFAFCIASPFVIWVLNKGGPKPAILITATLLLVGNWLRYAGTKANGGIFGLVMFGQILIGLAQPFCLCAPTRYSDLWFSAKGRTSATALASLANPLGAAIGQLVDSMWATDPSDIPNMVLYISIISTVACIPAFFLPAEPPTPPSASSSGPRTPLIPAMRQLCVTLEFWLIVAPFAVYVAFFNSVSSLLNQILSPYGFSETEAGIAGAILIVVGLVSAAIMSPVTDRWKHYLGSIRILVPIIVASYIGLVFAPSSSAGIAPTYVVMALMGASSFALLPITLEYLAEITYPFSPEVGSTLCWTGGQLLGACCILIQDALKDGQDGNPPGNMRRALIFSCVLCAAVAPLPMSIGLFGRKVQRRRWDVDRGVELGVSGGDSDDGDVESNKGTSKILAGNASEDPTCKKNVNQAP, encoded by the exons ATGCCACCTACTTATCGGGTTTATAAGCGGCGATTCTGGGGGCTGGCGCAGCTGGTCTTGCTCAATGTCGTCGTGAGCTGGGAT TGGCTCactttctcttcaatctccacCACCACAGCCAGCTACTTTAATGTCTCGGAGAGTGCGGTGAACTGGCTCAGTACTGGCTTCCTCTTTGCGTTCTGCATCGCCAGCCC TTTCGTTATTTGGGTGCTCAACAAGGGTGGACCTAAACCGGCGATTCTCATCACAGCAACGCTACTGCTGGTTGGCAACTGGCTGCGCTATGCAGGTACCAAAGCCAACGGAGGCATCTTCGGCCTCGTGATGTTCGGCCAGATCCTCATCGGTCTTGCACAACCGTTCTGTCTATGTGCTCCAACACGCTACAGCGATTTGTGGTTCTCAGCCAAGGGACGCACGAGTGCGACAGCCCTCGCTAGTCTGGCCAACCCACTTGGAGCTGCAATCGGGCAGTTGGTGGATTCGATGTGGGCGACTGACCCATCTGACATCCCCAATATGGTGCTCTATATCTCTATCATT TCTACTGTCGCATGCATACCCGCCTTCTTTCTCCCCGCGGAGCCGCCGACTCCCCCCAGCGCCTCGTCCTCCGGGCCCCGCACGCCGCTTATTCCTGCGATGCGCCAACTTTGCGTCACTCTAGAGTTTTGGTTGATCGTTGCCCCATTCGCGGTCTACGTCGCCTTCTTCAACAGCGTGTCATCATTGTTGAACCAGATCCTTAGTCCCTATGGTTTCTCCGAAACCGAGGCGGGCATTGCAGGCGCTATACTCATTGTCGTTGGCCTCGTGTCCGCGGCAATCATGTCTCCCGTCACTGATCGCTGGAAACATTACCTGGGATCGATCCGCATCCTCGTGCCCATCATCGTGGCGTCGTACATCGGGCTGGTGTTTGCACCATCCAGCTCCGCGGGTATCGCGCCCACATACGTTGTGATGGCCTTGATGGGCGCGTCCtcatttgctcttcttccgaTCACACTAGAATATCTGGCCGAAATCACGTATCCTTTCTCTCCAGAGGTTGGCAGTACACTTTGTTGGACGGGTGGACAATTGCTCGGAGCATGTTGCATCTTGATCCAGGATGCGCTTAAGGACGGACAGGACGGAAATCCCCCCGGGAATATGCGCCGGGCACTGATTTTTTCCTGTGTCTTGTGTGCCGCCGTAGCTCCCTTGCCCATGTCGATCGGATTGTTCGGCAGAAAGGTCCAGCGCCGCAGGTGGGACGTTGATCGGGGGGTCGAGCTTGGTGTCTCGGGAGGGGATtcggatgatggagatgtcGAAAGCAACAAGGGTACCTCGAAGATACTTGCTGGCAACGCCTCAGAAGATCCTACTTGCAAGAAAAATGTGAACCAAGCGCCTTGA